From the genome of Sus scrofa isolate TJ Tabasco breed Duroc unplaced genomic scaffold, Sscrofa11.1 Contig59, whole genome shotgun sequence, one region includes:
- the LOC100153261 gene encoding olfactory receptor 1L3-like: protein MGMSNLTRLSEFILLGLSSHPEDQKPLFVLFLIMYLVTVMGNLLIILAIRSDPQLQNPMYFFLSVLSFADICYTTVIVPKMLVNFLSETKTISYNECLAQMYFFLAFGNMDSYLLAAMAIDRYVAICNPFHYVTVMNHRRCVLLLATFTAFSYLHSLLHVLLVSRLTFCASNVIHHFFCDVNPILKLACSSTSVNRVVAMTEGLASVMAPFSCIVISYLRILIAILKIPSASGKRKAFSTCSSHLTVVTLFYGSISYVYLQPLSSYSVKDRIATVIYTVLTSMLNPFIYSLRNKDMKRGLEKLISRIKSHMDRLFTAKSMKTCGP from the coding sequence ATGGGAATGTCCAACCTCACAAGACTCTCTGAATTCATCCTCTTGGGACTCTCCTCTCACCCAGAGGACCAAAAACCACTCTTTGTCCTCTTTCTTATCATGTACCTGGTCACCGTGatgggaaacctgctcatcatcttGGCTATCCGCTCTGATCCTCAACTCCAAaatcccatgtatttcttcctaagCGTCTTGTCCTTTGCTGATATTTGCTACACAACAGTTATAGTCCCCAAGATGTTGGTGAACTTCTTATCAGAGACAAAGACCATTTCCTACAATGAGTGTCTGGCACAGATGTATTTCTTCCTGGCCTTTGGAAACATGGACAGTTATCTCCTGGCAGCTATGGCCATTGACCGCTATGTAGCCATTTGTAACCCTTTCCACTATGTCACTGTTATGAACCACAGACGCTGTGTGCTGCTACTGGCCACCTTCACAGCTTTCTCCTACCTTCACTCCCTCCTGCATGTCCTCCTGGTGAGTCGGCTCACCTTCTGTGCATCAAATGTTATCCATCACTTCTTCTGTGATGTGAACCCCATTCTGAAGCTGGCCTGCTCTTCTACATCTGTCAATAGAGTTGTTGCCATGACAGAAGGGCTGGCCTCTGTGATGGCCCCATTTAGCTGCATTGTCATCTCTTACCTGAGAATCCTCATTGCCATCCTCAAAATCCCCTCAGCTTCTGGAAAAcgcaaagccttctccacctgcagcTCCCATCTCACTGTGGTGACTCTGTTTTATGGGAGTATTAGTTATGTCTATTTACAGCCATTGTCCAGCTACTCTGTCAAGGACCGAATAGCAACAGTCATCTACACTGTGCTGACATCAATGTTGAACCCGTTTATCTACAGtttaagaaataaagacatgaaaCGGGGCTTGGAGAAACTAATAAGCAGGATTAAGTCTCATATGGATAGGCTTTTCACTGCTAAATCCATGAAAACTTGTGGGCCCTGA